The genomic stretch ACACACCTTTTGTTCTTGGTAACGTAAAATCTGGCAACCTACCTTCAACTAAATACTCATTAAATATAGACCAATCATAATCAGAAGAAACTCCTTTAAAAACAACACCTTCAAAAGCTGTTTCTGTTCTTAAAAGACCGCCTTTACTAGCATAAACTTGCACGTTTTTAATGCCATCGATATTTTTAAACTCCGGATAAAAATCTTGCTCAATATCTATAGGCGTTGTAGAGACATCAGAATTGTTATTATCATAATTTACAATTTGAACATGGCCCTTAAAACCGGCCATTTTATCGCGAATTTTGGTTTGTAAACCTGCGGCTGTTGCTACAGCAATTAGCATAATAATCATACCTAAGGCAATTGCAGCAATTGCAATTTTTATTATTGGCGATGAAATGCTATTTTTATACTTTTTACCTGCAATAATGCGTTTGGCTATATATAACTCGTAATTCAAATTGATGACAGATTTTAAACCTTTCAAAAGTACATATTTATTCTTAGTTCTTTTACTGAATTTTAACCTGATTTCTTGTGCTCAGAAAACAAAAGTTAATCAGAATAACCATGTCAAAACTATTTCTGAAATTAAAACAGGTGCAGAAAGAACCGATTTATATTTAAATATTTTAAAAGGAAAAAACGTAGCCATTGTGGCAAATCAAACTTCTGTTTTAAACGTTTTACAAAGAGCCGAAGTTGCACCAAATGTAATGGGTTCTAAAAAAATAACACATCATTTAGTAGATTATCTTCACAACAATAATACAATAAATGTAAAAAAAGTTTTTGCACCAGAACACGGTTTTAGAGGAAAAGCTGATGCTGGAGAAATTGTAAAAGACGGTTTAGATACCAAAACAAATTTACCAATTGTATCTCTTTATGGTAAAAATAAAAAACCAACTCTAAAGCAATTAAAAAACATAGATATTGTTGTTTTTGATATACAAGATGTTGGCGCTCGTTTTTACACGTATATTTCTTCGTTACATTATGTTATGGAAGCTTGTGCAGAAGCCAATATTCCTGTTTTGTTATTAGACAGACCAAACCCCAATGCTCATTATATTGATGGCCCTGTTTTAGAAACAAGCCATAAATCTTTTGTTGGTATGCATAACGTTCCTGTGGTTTACGGAATGACAATTGGCGAATACGGACAAATGATTAATGGTGAAAAATGGTTAAATAACGGAATAGCATGTGATTTAAAAGTGATACCAGTTTTAAACTACAATCATCAAACACAATATAGTTTACCTATAAAACCTTCGCCAAATTTACCAAACGGTAAAAGCATAAACCTTTACCCTAGTTTATGTTTTTTTGAAGGTACAAATGTATCTGCTGGAAGAGGAACATCTATGCAGTTTCAAATTTATGGTTCTCCTTTTTTATCGAAGAATAGCTTTTCTTTTACTCCGAAAGAAAATGAAGGAGCAAAATATCCTAAACATAAGAACAAGCTATGTTTTGGCGAAGATTTAAGAGATTCTAAGAATTTAAATCAACTTGATTTGTCTTATTTGATTAGTGCTTATAAGCAAAATACTGCTAAAGATTTTTTTAATAATTTTTTCACAAAATTAGCTGGTACAAAAAAACTACAAGAACAAATAGAGAAAGGTTTATCTGCTGATGAAATAAAAAACACTTGGCAAAAAGATTTGAATGATTTTAAACTGATTCGAGAAAAATATTTAATTTATAAATAAAAAAAACTCGAAGATTTTCTTCGAGTTTTTTTTTATATTTTTCTAGACATAAGAAGAAAAACTTTTGACCCCTCATTTTCTTTTAATTTATCATACCAAATTTTGGCATTTTCTCGATCATTTAGTTTACTATAAGCAGTAAAGTATAAAAAATTATAAAGCCCTTTATTGGTTTCTATAATTTCATTTTCTTTAAAATCTTTGTTTAACTTTTTTAAAGTTTTATTATAATTACCTTGTATTAAATATCTATACACATCTGCATATAAATTTATCTTTTGTGAATTTTTATTTTTATCACCTTCTGATCGATATAACTTATTCGATATTTTTAAATACCTATTTGCAATACTTAAAAAATCTCTTTTCACATCGTCTTTTACATACACCGAATAATTAAAGTATTTCTCAGCAATTTTTAAAGAATTATCTCCAGATTTTAATTTCATAAAATCTAAATATTCATTTTGTAAAATTTTTGTTCCGTATGAATATTTTTTTAAGATCTTCATAACTTCAATCTTAGGCATATAACTTTTACTTTGCAAAACAACTTCACCATTTGGGTCTATGATATAAACTCTGGGGATAGAATTTACGGTAAACTTAGATGTTAATTTTTTTTCTACATCAATATCTATTTTTAAAGGAATATAATTAGACATTAATTCTTTAACATCAGTAGAACTCCAAGATTCGGAATCCATTCTTTTACAAGGGCCACACCAACTAGCCCAAAAATCTACTAATATAAATTTATTTGTAGCTACAGCAATTTTCTGTGCATCTTCAAAAGATGTCATCCATTGATCTGCTTTTAAGCTGTTTGTAAATAATAATAGAAAAGTGAATGGTAAAATAATTTTTTTCATAGCATTTATTTTTTTGGATAAATATAATGCTTTTCAGCAAAAAATTAAATATTTGTTGGTTTTCTATATCCTTGAAAAGGCTGTTTTAACAATTCTTTTAACGAAGAATTTTTTACTTCATCAGGAAAAGTATCTACACCATACACAATTTTATCTCTATCAAATTTCATGTAAGTACCAAAAATTCTATCCCAAATAGAAAAAATATTTCCATAATTAGAATCAGTATAAGGCAATTTATAATGATGATGTACTTTATGCATATCAGGAGAAACTATAAAATAACTTAAAAAAGTATCAAATTTTGAAGACATTTTAATATTTGCGTGTGTAAATTGAGTAAAAATTAAAGACATCGATTGATACATAAATACAATAGCTATTGGCGTACCAATAACAAAAACACCTAATAAAGTAAATGCAAAACGAATAATACTTTCTATTGGATGATGCCTATTTGCTGTGGTTGTATCTACATTATGATCGGAATGATGTACCAAATGAACCATCCATAAAACAGCAACTTTGTGTTCTACAAAATGAGCCAAATAAGCGCCAAAAAAATCTAAAAATAATATTCCTAAAGTAACATATAACCAAAGTGGCATTTCTGGCAACCAATTAATAAGTCCGAAATTATTTACATCTACCCAATCTGCAGTTTTAAGCAATAAAAATGCCAACGAAAAATTTATAATTATCGTTGTAAATGTAAAAAACAAGTTTGGTATCGCATGTTTCCATTTTTTGTAATTAAAATTAAATAAAGGTACTGCACCTTCTAAAAGCCAAAAAAATGTAATACCAGAAACAAGAATTAAACTTCGATGAGAAGATGGTATCGATTCGAAATAAGAAAAAATAGTTTGCATAAATTTATTTTCTACTAAAATAGTGAAATTAAATTATGCAAATTTTACTAGTAAAAGAGTTTAAGATCTTTTAATTTTCTTGTTACCTTCTAAAGGCAAACGCTTTTTTAAGTTTTCTACAATATTATAGGTAGCAGGACAAATTGCTGTATTAGCAATGGTTAAGTCTGTTATGCCAATAAACTTTTTACGATTTGTATGCGGATATTCTGCACATGCTTTTGGCCTTACACTGTAAATAAAACAAGTATTATCGCTTTCATCAAAAAAAGTACAAGGCGCAGATTTTAAAACCATAAAATCGTCTTCATCTCTCTCTAAATATTGCGATGTAAATGCTGCAACCTTCATTTTTAGATATTTCGCAATACGTTCTATATCAACATCAGTAAATATTGGGCTAGTTGTTTTGCAACAGTTTCCACAAGTTAAACAGTCTGTTTTTTCAAACTCTTTATCGTGCAATTCTTGCATTAAATAATCTAATCTTTTTGGCGTTCGTTTCTTAAGTCTCGCAAAATATTTTTCGTTTTCTTTTTTTGCTTCTTTAGCTAATTTTGGGAGTTGTTTCAGCATTTTTTCCATGATACAAAATTACAATTATTCTTCCGGAAAAATCACTCAGAAAAACAAATAAAAATCCTTAATTTTGTATTTCAATTTTATTAATAAATGAATATTCAAAACACCCTAGAAACTAAAGTTAAAGAAGGTTTCTTAGCATTATATAATATCGAAATTCCGTCTGTAGAGTTTCAAGCAACAAGAAAAGAATTTGAAGGAGACATTACTGTTGTTGTTTTTCCGTTGCTACGTTACAAAAAAGGTAATCCTGTACAAATAGGAGAAGATTTAGGTACATATTTAGTAGAAAACGTTACCGAAATCACCAATTTTAATGTTGTAAAAGGATTTTTAAATTTAGTTATAGACGATTCTTTTTACTCAAACTTTTTTAATGCGATTCTAGAGAATACTTCTTATGGTTTTGAAACACCAAAGGCTAATGAAAAAGCTATTATGGTAGAATATTCTTCTCCGAACACAAACAAACCTCTTCATTTAGGCCACGTTCGTAATAATTTATTAGGATATTCTGTTGCAGAAATTATAAAAGCGTCTGGTAAAAAAGTTTACAAAACTCAAATTATTAACGATAGAGGAATTCATATCTGTAAATCGATGTTGGCTTGGGAAAAATTCGGAAACGGAGAAACTCCTGAATCTACAGGCTTAAAAGGTGATAAATTGGTTGGTAATTATTACGTGAAATTTGACCAAGAATATAAAAAAGAAATAGCTCAATTAATTTCTGAAGGTAAAACTGAAGATGAGGCTAAAAAAGAAGCTCCTTTATTTGTAGAAGCACAACAAATGCTTTTAAAATGGGAAGCTGGTGATAAAGATGTAGTGGCTTTATGGGAAACTATGAATGCTTGGGTTTACGCTGGTTTTGACGTTACTTACAAAAACATGGGAGTTAACTTTGATAATCTTTACTATGAAAGTAACACCTATTTATTAGGAAAAGATGTTGTTGCGCAAGGTTTAGAAAAAGGTGTTTTCTTTAGAAAAGAAGACGGTTCTGTATGGTGCGATTTAACTGATGATGGTTTAGACGAAAAAATTGTTTTACGTTCTGACGGAACTGCAGTTTATATGACTCAAGATATTGGTACAGCCATTCAACGTGTAAAAGATTATGCAGATGTTGGCGGTATGGTTTATACAGTTGGTAACGAGCAAGATTACCATTTTCAAGTATTATTTTTAATCTTAAAGAAACTAGGTTTCGATTGGGCTAAACAATTACATCATTTAAGCTACGGAATGGTAGATTTACCTTCTGGAAAAATGAAATCTAGAGAAGGAACTGTTGTAGATGCTGATGAATTAATGATAGAAATGACAGATACTGCTAGAACTATTTCTGAAGAACTAGGCAAGTTAGAAGGGTATTCTGATGAAGAAAAAGAAGAGTTGTATAAAACGATTGGTTTAGGAGCTTTAAAGTATTTTATTTTAAAAGTAGATCCAAAAAAGAGAATTTTATTCGACCCGAAGTCTTCTGTAGATTTTCAAGGAAATACTGGTCCTTTTATACAATATACGTATGCTAGAATTCAATCTATAATTAGAAAAGCAAATTTTGATTATTCGAGATCTGTAAGTGTAGATTTACACGAAAAAGAAAAAGAATTATTAAAACAATTAGAATTATATCCTGAAACAATACAGCAAGCTGCTGCAAATTATTCGCCAGCAATTATTGCAAATTACACCTATGATTTGGTGAAAGAATTTAATTCTTTTTATCAAAATGTACACATTTTAGGAGAACAAGATTTAGATAAAAAAACATTTAGAGTTCAATTATCTAAAAAAGTTGCAGACACTATAAAATCGGCATTTTCTTTATTAGGAATTCAGGTTCCTGAAAGAATGTAAAAAAGTTAGTAAATTAGCACGCGTTAAGGATTGAAGTGGCATCCTTTTTTTGAGGTACGATAAAAAAAGATAGAACGTAAAGCCTGTTAAAACGCCCAAAATAAAACAAACAACTAGTAAATATTAAAAGAATGAAATACGACATCATAATTATTGGAAGTGGACCTGGAGGATATGTTACGGGAATTAGAGCTTCTCAATTAGGCTTTAAAGTTGCCATTGTAGAAAAAGAAAGTTTAGGTGGAATTTGTTTAAACTGGGGATGTATCCCAACAAAAGCATTACTAAAGTCTGCACAAGTTTATGATTATTTAAAACATGTTGATGAATATGGTTTAAAAGCAGAAGCAATTGATAAAGATTTTGATGCTGTTATTAAAAGAAGTCGTGGTGTTGCAGACGGAATGAGCAAAGGTGTTGCTTTTTTAATGAAGAAAAACAAAATCGATATTATAAATGGTTTTGGTAAAATAAAAACTGGTAAAAAAGTTGATGTTACTGCAGAAGATGGTACTGTAACAGAATATAGTGCAGACAATATTATTATTGCAACTGGTGCACGTTCTAGAGAATTACCAAACTTACCACAAGATGGTAAAAAAGTAATTGGTTATAGACAAGCAATGACGTTGCCATCGCAACCAAAATCTATGATTGTTGTAGGTTCTGGTGCAATTGGTGTTGAGTTTGCTCATTTCTATAACTCTATGGGAACAGAAGTTACTATTGTAGAATATATGCCAAATTTAGTACCTGTAGAAGATATTGATATTTCTAAACAATTTGAACGCTCTGTTAAAAAATCTGGAATTAAAGTTATGACAAACTCTTCTGTAGAGTCTGTTGATACTTCTGGTGATGGTGTTGTTGCTACTGTAAAAACTAAAAAAGGAGAAGAAACTTTAAAAGCTGATATTTTATTATCTGCAGTTGGTATTAAATCGAACATCGAAAACATTGGTTTAGAAGATGTAGGT from Polaribacter marinaquae encodes the following:
- a CDS encoding thioredoxin family protein — translated: MKKIILPFTFLLLFTNSLKADQWMTSFEDAQKIAVATNKFILVDFWASWCGPCKRMDSESWSSTDVKELMSNYIPLKIDIDVEKKLTSKFTVNSIPRVYIIDPNGEVVLQSKSYMPKIEVMKILKKYSYGTKILQNEYLDFMKLKSGDNSLKIAEKYFNYSVYVKDDVKRDFLSIANRYLKISNKLYRSEGDKNKNSQKINLYADVYRYLIQGNYNKTLKKLNKDFKENEIIETNKGLYNFLYFTAYSKLNDRENAKIWYDKLKENEGSKVFLLMSRKI
- the lpdA gene encoding dihydrolipoyl dehydrogenase, whose protein sequence is MKYDIIIIGSGPGGYVTGIRASQLGFKVAIVEKESLGGICLNWGCIPTKALLKSAQVYDYLKHVDEYGLKAEAIDKDFDAVIKRSRGVADGMSKGVAFLMKKNKIDIINGFGKIKTGKKVDVTAEDGTVTEYSADNIIIATGARSRELPNLPQDGKKVIGYRQAMTLPSQPKSMIVVGSGAIGVEFAHFYNSMGTEVTIVEYMPNLVPVEDIDISKQFERSVKKSGIKVMTNSSVESVDTSGDGVVATVKTKKGEETLKADILLSAVGIKSNIENIGLEDVGIIVDRDKILVNDFYQTNIPGYYAIGDVVPGQALAHVASAEGITCVEKLAGLHTEAIDYGNVPGCTYATPEIASVGMTEAKAKEAGYELKVGKFPFSASGKAKAAGTPDGFVKVIFDAKYGEWLGCHMIGAGVTDMIAEAVLGRKLETTGHEVLKAIHPHPTMSEAVMEAVADAYDEVIHL
- a CDS encoding YkgJ family cysteine cluster protein, translated to MEKMLKQLPKLAKEAKKENEKYFARLKKRTPKRLDYLMQELHDKEFEKTDCLTCGNCCKTTSPIFTDVDIERIAKYLKMKVAAFTSQYLERDEDDFMVLKSAPCTFFDESDNTCFIYSVRPKACAEYPHTNRKKFIGITDLTIANTAICPATYNIVENLKKRLPLEGNKKIKRS
- a CDS encoding sterol desaturase family protein, which translates into the protein MQTIFSYFESIPSSHRSLILVSGITFFWLLEGAVPLFNFNYKKWKHAIPNLFFTFTTIIINFSLAFLLLKTADWVDVNNFGLINWLPEMPLWLYVTLGILFLDFFGAYLAHFVEHKVAVLWMVHLVHHSDHNVDTTTANRHHPIESIIRFAFTLLGVFVIGTPIAIVFMYQSMSLIFTQFTHANIKMSSKFDTFLSYFIVSPDMHKVHHHYKLPYTDSNYGNIFSIWDRIFGTYMKFDRDKIVYGVDTFPDEVKNSSLKELLKQPFQGYRKPTNI
- the argS gene encoding arginine--tRNA ligase, translating into MNIQNTLETKVKEGFLALYNIEIPSVEFQATRKEFEGDITVVVFPLLRYKKGNPVQIGEDLGTYLVENVTEITNFNVVKGFLNLVIDDSFYSNFFNAILENTSYGFETPKANEKAIMVEYSSPNTNKPLHLGHVRNNLLGYSVAEIIKASGKKVYKTQIINDRGIHICKSMLAWEKFGNGETPESTGLKGDKLVGNYYVKFDQEYKKEIAQLISEGKTEDEAKKEAPLFVEAQQMLLKWEAGDKDVVALWETMNAWVYAGFDVTYKNMGVNFDNLYYESNTYLLGKDVVAQGLEKGVFFRKEDGSVWCDLTDDGLDEKIVLRSDGTAVYMTQDIGTAIQRVKDYADVGGMVYTVGNEQDYHFQVLFLILKKLGFDWAKQLHHLSYGMVDLPSGKMKSREGTVVDADELMIEMTDTARTISEELGKLEGYSDEEKEELYKTIGLGALKYFILKVDPKKRILFDPKSSVDFQGNTGPFIQYTYARIQSIIRKANFDYSRSVSVDLHEKEKELLKQLELYPETIQQAAANYSPAIIANYTYDLVKEFNSFYQNVHILGEQDLDKKTFRVQLSKKVADTIKSAFSLLGIQVPERM
- a CDS encoding DUF1343 domain-containing protein, with amino-acid sequence MTDFKPFKSTYLFLVLLLNFNLISCAQKTKVNQNNHVKTISEIKTGAERTDLYLNILKGKNVAIVANQTSVLNVLQRAEVAPNVMGSKKITHHLVDYLHNNNTINVKKVFAPEHGFRGKADAGEIVKDGLDTKTNLPIVSLYGKNKKPTLKQLKNIDIVVFDIQDVGARFYTYISSLHYVMEACAEANIPVLLLDRPNPNAHYIDGPVLETSHKSFVGMHNVPVVYGMTIGEYGQMINGEKWLNNGIACDLKVIPVLNYNHQTQYSLPIKPSPNLPNGKSINLYPSLCFFEGTNVSAGRGTSMQFQIYGSPFLSKNSFSFTPKENEGAKYPKHKNKLCFGEDLRDSKNLNQLDLSYLISAYKQNTAKDFFNNFFTKLAGTKKLQEQIEKGLSADEIKNTWQKDLNDFKLIREKYLIYK